One window of the Ignavibacteria bacterium genome contains the following:
- the recJ gene encoding single-stranded-DNA-specific exonuclease RecJ, with translation MATKRWKIRSVRDDLEIKSLADSLNISEVLAKLLIHRNIKSFPAARYFFKPDLEGLHNPFLMHGMQIAARRVIQAITSNEKILVYGDYDVDGTCSTALMYMFLKELGANVQFFIPNRLRDGYGITNHGIDYVKSTGSSLLISVDCGITAVEEAAYAKSLGIDMIICDHHQPREVLPAAFAVLDPLKPGCNYPFKYLSGAGVAFKLAQAVAALLGKQSLPMKYLDLVAMAGAADIVPLSDENRILVMYGLDLINKSPRPGVLALMKATRIEPGQLNAGQIVFSIAPRINAAGRLSDAKIAVELLMTDDYSRAEELSRLLETENWERRKLDEETLNSALEKVLRIHDLEEDMALVLHEEEWHPGVIGIVASRLVELYYRPTVMLTTIDGVAKGSARSIPNFNIYEALQHCSDLLNHYGGHQAAAGLSINIDNIPEFRRRFNILAKEQIKNDDLIPQIEIDTKIKLSEITPKFLRILHQFAPFGPDNPRPVFLSEDVSHTGFVRKVGHNHLLLQLRQNGNDKIFDAIGFDLGHFEEQVKEKSTRLDIVYTIDNTGRECKPHPQLRIKDLRVKG, from the coding sequence ATGGCAACTAAACGGTGGAAGATCAGATCTGTTCGTGACGATCTCGAGATTAAATCTCTCGCAGACTCTCTGAACATCTCCGAAGTACTCGCTAAGCTGTTGATTCACAGAAACATAAAAAGTTTCCCTGCAGCGAGATATTTCTTTAAGCCTGACCTTGAAGGTCTTCACAATCCATTCCTCATGCATGGCATGCAGATTGCTGCACGGCGTGTAATCCAAGCTATTACATCAAATGAAAAAATACTCGTCTACGGCGATTATGATGTGGATGGCACCTGCTCCACCGCACTTATGTATATGTTCCTGAAGGAACTGGGTGCCAATGTTCAGTTTTTTATCCCCAATCGACTTCGTGACGGATACGGAATCACCAATCATGGTATCGACTATGTAAAATCAACGGGCTCCTCTCTCCTTATATCGGTAGATTGTGGAATCACTGCGGTGGAAGAGGCGGCTTACGCAAAGTCTCTCGGCATTGACATGATCATTTGCGATCATCATCAGCCAAGGGAAGTTTTGCCTGCAGCGTTTGCAGTTCTCGACCCGTTGAAACCGGGTTGTAACTATCCTTTCAAGTATCTTTCTGGAGCGGGTGTAGCATTCAAACTTGCACAAGCTGTAGCAGCACTACTCGGCAAACAGTCACTTCCCATGAAATATCTGGACCTTGTCGCAATGGCAGGAGCTGCAGATATCGTACCTCTTTCAGATGAAAATAGAATTCTCGTAATGTATGGACTTGACCTGATAAACAAGTCACCAAGACCGGGTGTTTTGGCTCTCATGAAAGCCACCCGAATAGAACCCGGACAGTTAAATGCCGGACAAATTGTCTTTTCGATTGCACCGCGAATAAATGCTGCCGGAAGATTAAGCGATGCCAAAATTGCAGTTGAACTCCTGATGACGGATGATTATTCCCGCGCCGAAGAACTCTCACGATTACTCGAAACTGAAAACTGGGAAAGAAGAAAACTTGACGAGGAGACTCTTAACTCAGCACTCGAGAAAGTGTTAAGAATCCACGACCTCGAAGAAGACATGGCATTGGTGCTCCACGAGGAAGAATGGCATCCGGGTGTGATTGGGATTGTTGCTTCCAGACTGGTTGAACTTTATTACAGGCCAACTGTCATGCTTACCACCATCGACGGTGTAGCAAAAGGTTCCGCAAGGAGTATCCCGAATTTCAATATCTATGAAGCACTCCAACATTGCAGTGACCTGTTGAATCATTATGGAGGGCACCAGGCTGCCGCCGGACTTTCGATTAACATCGATAACATTCCCGAGTTCAGGAGAAGATTCAATATTCTGGCAAAAGAACAAATTAAAAATGACGATCTGATCCCGCAAATTGAAATTGATACCAAAATCAAACTATCCGAAATTACCCCCAAATTTTTAAGAATTCTCCACCAGTTCGCACCCTTCGGTCCCGATAATCCAAGACCGGTATTTTTGTCCGAAGATGTTTCACACACCGGATTCGTAAGAAAAGTTGGACATAACCATCTGCTCCTGCAACTCAGGCAA
- a CDS encoding four helix bundle protein, with the protein MTLHEDRSMDFAVRIVKLSRYLSEKKEFVLAKQILKSGTSIGANISEAKYAESTTDFIHKLSIAQKECSETSFWLRLLVRSEILTQIEFESIYAECEELLRLLTSSIKTLKEKTSQPKNK; encoded by the coding sequence ATGACTCTGCATGAGGATAGAAGCATGGACTTCGCTGTCAGGATTGTAAAACTTTCCAGATACCTTTCAGAGAAGAAAGAATTTGTGCTCGCGAAGCAAATCCTGAAATCCGGTACAAGTATCGGAGCTAACATAAGTGAAGCCAAATATGCAGAATCTACAACGGATTTTATACACAAACTCTCCATAGCTCAAAAAGAGTGTTCAGAGACCTCATTCTGGCTAAGATTATTAGTCAGATCAGAAATTCTCACACAAATCGAATTTGAAAGTATATACGCAGAATGTGAAGAACTGCTCCGGCTACTCACTTCTTCAATAAAAACCCTCAAAGAAAAGACCTCCCAACCAAAAAATAAATAA
- a CDS encoding Nif3-like dinuclear metal center hexameric protein gives MTVQQISIFFESWAPKFIQWERDNTGLLVGSGRQEVTGVLLCFDVTEDALERAQKLKCNLIISHHPLIFSPLKKITPDSGRTSKLIYKLIQNNLTLLSYHTNLDFTHDGVNHQLAKKLNLSNLSYLKPVSGKSMKLVVFVPENDVDVVSAAIFSAGGGVIGEYTNCSFTSAGTGSFVGSENSNPSVGQKSAFEKVKEVRLEVLVNEGNVKKVVNAMKSVHSYEEPAYDIYPLKNDETRYGMGVIGTLPAEMEETAFLEHIAKGLGCKSLKHSKLTGKKIKKVAVFGGSASEYWEDAAAARCDAFVTADIKYHTFQDAEDDILIVDAGHFETEVPVLQEMKKKLDDFLVKENEDTKVFIYDGDENPVHYFNF, from the coding sequence ATGACAGTACAACAAATATCAATTTTTTTTGAAAGTTGGGCACCAAAGTTCATCCAATGGGAGCGGGATAACACCGGATTGCTGGTCGGCTCAGGCAGACAGGAGGTAACCGGAGTCTTGCTTTGTTTTGATGTTACCGAAGATGCCCTCGAGCGAGCACAGAAATTGAAGTGCAACCTGATAATCAGCCACCACCCGCTGATCTTTTCCCCTCTAAAAAAGATAACCCCGGACTCAGGCAGAACTTCAAAATTGATATACAAACTTATTCAAAACAATCTTACCCTCCTTTCTTACCATACAAACCTCGATTTCACCCATGACGGAGTAAACCACCAGTTGGCAAAAAAACTAAATCTTTCGAATTTGTCGTATTTGAAACCTGTATCAGGCAAGTCGATGAAATTGGTGGTTTTTGTGCCTGAAAATGATGTTGATGTCGTTTCTGCTGCAATTTTTTCCGCAGGAGGTGGGGTAATCGGTGAGTACACAAACTGCAGTTTCACTTCAGCGGGAACAGGAAGTTTCGTTGGCAGCGAAAACAGCAATCCCTCTGTCGGTCAAAAATCAGCTTTTGAAAAAGTGAAAGAAGTCCGTCTTGAAGTGCTGGTAAACGAAGGAAATGTAAAAAAAGTTGTGAATGCCATGAAAAGTGTTCACTCTTATGAAGAACCCGCTTACGATATCTACCCGTTAAAAAATGATGAAACCCGTTATGGAATGGGAGTTATCGGAACATTGCCCGCAGAGATGGAGGAAACAGCCTTTTTGGAGCATATCGCCAAAGGTCTCGGCTGCAAATCTTTGAAACACTCAAAACTGACAGGCAAAAAGATTAAAAAAGTGGCTGTATTTGGAGGTTCCGCCTCAGAATACTGGGAGGATGCCGCTGCCGCCCGTTGCGATGCCTTCGTGACAGCGGATATAAAATACCACACATTTCAGGATGCTGAAGATGACATTCTGATTGTGGATGCAGGACATTTTGAAACTGAGGTCCCGGTACTTCAGGAAATGAAGAAAAAACTCGATGATTTTCTGGTAAAAGAAAACGAGGACACAAAAGTTTTTATTTATGACGGTGATGAGAATCCTGTCCACTACTTCAATTTTTAA
- the ispG gene encoding (E)-4-hydroxy-3-methylbut-2-enyl-diphosphate synthase, with translation MTQIFDPKVLLTNNVYALKKYCNSLTEYSRYLTREVKVGDIGIGGSNPIRIQSMTTTDTMDTKGTVEQSIRMIEAGCELVRITAPSLKEAKNLEVIKNELRARGYNTPLVADIHFTPNAAELAARIVEKVRVNPGNYVDRKRFEVIEYDDATYMAEVDRIRTRFTPLVKICKEYGTAMRIGTNHGSLSDRIMSRFGDTPLGMVESALEFVRICRAQNYHNIVLSMKASNTQVMVEAYRLLVSKMEEEGMDYPLHLGVTEAGGGEDGRIKSALGIGALLEDGLGDTIRVSLTEDPEFESPVAIALANRYDNRKSHTPIPEAGVSPINPFDYKRRETLQLLNVGGSSVPVVVSDLSNADVSKPESLASVGYFYDEPTDKWNMNDQASDYFYFGENLPGFDLPHGSRGIFTYNFWKNLENKGRSLPVLTKEEYLSENDPELLFKFLSISLPELNNEVINHLKEDAYTIILLGTNNEHGLPEQRRFFFELIQNEIRNPVVLHRHYKNINPENFLLYPATDFGGLLIDGLGDGVFVTVESTEPEFNHDTETVNRVLFGILQAARVRTSKTEYIACPSCGRTLFDLQETTEMIRKRTSHLKGVKIAIMGCIVNGPGEMADADYGYVGSGPGKITLYRGKEVVTKAIATEFAVDKLIDLIKEDDNWVEPV, from the coding sequence ATGACACAAATTTTTGATCCAAAAGTGCTGTTGACCAACAATGTTTATGCTCTAAAAAAATATTGCAATTCATTGACAGAATATTCCAGATATTTAACCCGGGAAGTGAAAGTTGGGGATATCGGAATTGGTGGTTCGAATCCCATCCGCATTCAAAGCATGACCACAACTGACACAATGGATACAAAAGGCACTGTGGAACAGTCGATTCGAATGATCGAAGCCGGTTGTGAACTGGTAAGAATAACCGCTCCGAGCCTGAAAGAAGCAAAGAACCTCGAAGTTATTAAAAATGAACTACGGGCAAGGGGATACAACACTCCTCTCGTTGCAGACATCCACTTCACTCCAAACGCAGCAGAACTCGCTGCAAGAATTGTGGAAAAAGTAAGGGTAAATCCGGGAAATTATGTCGATAGAAAAAGATTTGAAGTAATTGAGTACGATGACGCAACCTACATGGCAGAGGTTGACAGAATCAGGACGAGGTTCACTCCCCTCGTTAAGATCTGCAAGGAATATGGTACAGCCATGAGAATCGGTACAAACCACGGTTCCCTGTCCGACAGAATAATGAGCCGGTTTGGTGATACTCCCTTGGGCATGGTGGAATCAGCACTCGAGTTTGTAAGAATCTGCCGCGCTCAAAATTACCACAATATCGTCCTCTCAATGAAAGCAAGCAATACACAGGTAATGGTCGAAGCGTATCGACTGCTTGTAAGTAAAATGGAGGAAGAGGGAATGGATTATCCGCTTCATCTCGGTGTAACCGAAGCCGGTGGAGGCGAAGATGGCAGAATTAAATCTGCTCTTGGAATTGGTGCCCTCCTTGAAGATGGTTTGGGAGATACAATAAGGGTCAGCCTGACGGAAGATCCTGAATTCGAATCCCCCGTTGCCATAGCCCTTGCCAACAGATACGATAACAGAAAAAGCCATACCCCAATACCGGAAGCAGGTGTCTCTCCAATAAATCCATTCGATTACAAAAGGAGAGAAACCCTCCAGCTCTTAAATGTTGGTGGAAGTTCGGTTCCTGTTGTTGTTTCCGATTTATCAAACGCCGATGTCTCAAAACCTGAATCTTTGGCTTCTGTTGGTTATTTTTATGATGAACCAACAGACAAGTGGAATATGAACGACCAGGCGAGCGATTATTTTTACTTTGGCGAAAATCTGCCCGGGTTTGATCTGCCTCACGGATCTAGAGGGATTTTCACTTATAATTTCTGGAAGAACCTCGAAAACAAGGGTAGATCTCTCCCTGTACTCACAAAAGAGGAATATCTCTCGGAAAATGATCCCGAGCTTCTTTTCAAATTTCTGAGCATTTCACTTCCTGAACTTAACAATGAAGTCATTAACCATCTTAAAGAGGATGCATACACTATAATTCTCCTCGGAACGAATAACGAACACGGACTTCCCGAACAGAGAAGGTTTTTCTTTGAATTGATTCAAAATGAAATCAGGAATCCTGTAGTACTCCATCGTCACTATAAGAATATTAACCCGGAAAATTTTCTCCTTTACCCCGCAACCGATTTTGGCGGTTTGCTTATAGATGGTCTTGGTGATGGTGTATTCGTTACGGTTGAGAGTACGGAACCTGAGTTCAATCATGATACCGAAACTGTGAACAGAGTGCTATTTGGAATTTTACAGGCTGCCAGAGTAAGAACTTCCAAAACGGAATATATTGCATGCCCCTCTTGCGGAAGAACCCTTTTTGACCTGCAGGAAACGACCGAAATGATCCGTAAAAGAACCTCTCACCTCAAAGGTGTAAAAATCGCCATCATGGGTTGCATTGTGAACGGACCCGGTGAAATGGCTGATGCAGACTATGGCTATGTAGGAAGCGGTCCCGGAAAAATTACTCTTTACCGTGGAAAAGAAGTGGTTACTAAAGCAATAGCTACCGAATTTGCAGTCGACAAACTGATTGATCTCATTAAAGAAGATGATAACTGGGTGGAACCGGTTTAA
- a CDS encoding DNA primase, translating into MQISEEKIQEVLLAADIVDVVSKFVRLKRSGSNYSGLCPFHSEKSPSFMVSPKKQIYNCFGCHKGGNSIKFLMDYSNLSFLDAVRELAREYGVDLPVQDEKTNEEQKKFEEYYDLTKATIRFFAEQLIQNPDNKHILEYLRNRKINDASIKNFSLGYAPGVRGKLIDFYKKGGFDQRKAIELGFLGESEGKIYERFAGRLIFPIFSHHGREIGAGGRILEKRTDTGKYINSPESPIYNKSRVLYGLSHSKDEIRRLDQVIVVEGYLDVISLFQNGIKNIAAVSGTALTDEQVKLLSSYTKNIYLLFDSDPAGYKAAMRSIEVVLRHNLNLMIMSLPEGEDPDSFVHKYGAKEFLEFVKNAKEFIDYQYLAFEKGGWFNNPDKMTEAIKEMVRPVALIPDELRRTVLIKKIAEKFQFRERILEEEVNRIRTQDVEQRHFEPRERLPQQGEKRGETGTAVAKSDEYSGHQTKTATELNEIELIRLMFEGDERVLQFIFQFIRPEEYTVPIHYGIAEKVYEELESGTIPSVKNLQGRYLEEEQAYIMNLVLEKHRISEHLEDLLPVNPAAALSIFTIDSVKKFRLLRIDQAIKDIQADIARTSNPQKTSELALDLRTCMEEKKDINRIMEEIKADLIP; encoded by the coding sequence ATGCAAATATCTGAAGAAAAAATCCAAGAAGTATTACTGGCCGCCGATATAGTTGATGTGGTGTCGAAGTTTGTCCGTTTGAAGCGGTCGGGTTCCAATTACAGCGGACTGTGCCCGTTTCATTCCGAGAAGTCCCCTTCGTTTATGGTGAGCCCTAAAAAGCAGATTTATAACTGCTTTGGTTGTCACAAGGGGGGAAATTCGATAAAGTTTTTGATGGACTACAGCAATCTTTCCTTTTTGGATGCTGTTCGTGAACTCGCCCGCGAATATGGAGTGGATTTACCCGTTCAGGACGAAAAAACGAATGAAGAACAAAAAAAGTTTGAAGAATATTACGATCTTACAAAAGCCACAATCCGTTTTTTTGCTGAACAGCTTATTCAAAATCCTGACAACAAACATATTCTTGAGTATCTCCGGAACCGGAAAATCAATGATGCGTCAATCAAAAATTTTAGTCTAGGTTACGCACCCGGTGTGCGGGGGAAGCTGATTGATTTTTATAAAAAAGGCGGGTTCGACCAAAGAAAAGCAATTGAGCTTGGTTTTCTGGGTGAATCCGAGGGGAAAATATATGAGAGATTTGCCGGCAGACTGATATTTCCAATTTTCTCTCATCACGGACGGGAAATCGGGGCAGGTGGCAGAATTCTCGAAAAGCGGACAGATACGGGGAAATATATCAACTCACCCGAAAGTCCGATATACAACAAATCGCGGGTACTCTATGGACTTTCCCACTCGAAAGATGAAATACGCAGACTCGATCAGGTCATCGTAGTTGAGGGATATCTTGATGTGATCTCCCTTTTTCAGAATGGGATAAAGAATATTGCGGCTGTTTCTGGGACAGCACTTACCGATGAGCAGGTGAAACTCCTTTCATCATACACGAAAAACATTTACCTTCTTTTCGATTCGGATCCTGCCGGTTATAAAGCTGCGATGAGAAGCATTGAAGTGGTGCTCAGACACAATTTGAATTTGATGATAATGTCACTTCCTGAGGGTGAGGATCCGGATTCCTTCGTTCATAAATACGGTGCCAAAGAATTTTTGGAATTCGTTAAAAATGCAAAAGAGTTTATAGATTACCAGTATCTCGCGTTTGAAAAAGGGGGCTGGTTCAATAATCCCGACAAGATGACAGAGGCAATAAAGGAGATGGTGCGTCCCGTTGCTCTCATCCCTGACGAACTCAGACGAACAGTTCTGATCAAAAAAATTGCTGAAAAATTCCAGTTCCGTGAAAGAATTCTCGAAGAGGAAGTTAACAGGATCAGAACTCAGGATGTGGAGCAGCGACACTTCGAACCGAGGGAAAGACTGCCTCAGCAGGGTGAAAAAAGGGGAGAGACCGGTACCGCTGTTGCTAAAAGTGATGAATATTCAGGGCATCAGACAAAAACTGCCACCGAGTTAAATGAAATTGAGCTGATAAGATTGATGTTTGAAGGGGACGAGCGGGTGTTGCAGTTTATTTTCCAGTTTATCAGACCGGAAGAATACACCGTACCGATACATTATGGTATCGCGGAAAAAGTTTACGAGGAGTTAGAATCGGGTACAATCCCTTCTGTAAAAAATCTTCAGGGAAGGTACCTGGAAGAGGAACAAGCGTATATTATGAATCTCGTCTTAGAAAAACACAGAATCAGCGAGCACCTCGAAGACTTGCTCCCTGTGAATCCCGCAGCAGCCCTGTCAATTTTTACGATTGATTCAGTAAAAAAATTCAGACTTTTGCGAATCGATCAGGCAATCAAAGATATTCAGGCAGATATTGCCCGGACTTCGAACCCGCAAAAAACAAGCGAACTCGCCTTGGACCTCCGTACCTGCATGGAAGAGAAGAAGGACATTAACCGGATAATGGAAGAGATTAAAGCTGACCTGATTCCGTAA
- a CDS encoding DUF5009 domain-containing protein produces the protein MEEKTGIRSYALDALRGFAILTMILSGRISWGNLPGWMYHAQIPPPAHKFNPTLPGITWVDLVFPFFLFAMGAAFPLALSKKIKDGKVSTDLIIQIFKRGVLLSFFAIAIQHLRPHVMSKSPDAVTYLIALLGFGLLFLIFWRFPSSISKNTGLMLRSAGWVGIAVLLALVTYPDGSGFKMSRFDIIIAVLANVSVAGSLIWIFTRENILLRLGIMAIILAIRLSHNSDAGFIKDLASLQPSGWVVNVNFLKYLFVVIPGTIAGDIIIKMMKTNTSVINETFSEYKTKAFWLMLFMAGFIVLSLVTLYNRWVWQGFIGGLTLVAASWVLIKEIKGDYYNILKQLFIWGSFWFILGFFLEPFEGGIKKDHSTMSYYFLTSGLALYFIIFSSLLIDFFKKKSWMGLLIDSGQNPMIAYAGGGNLITPVLGLLAIEGLMNQYLTTPVLGALKGFLVTLALAYIVKLFTKYKIFWRS, from the coding sequence TTGGAAGAGAAAACCGGCATCCGTTCCTACGCACTTGATGCACTAAGAGGCTTTGCAATTCTTACCATGATATTATCAGGGAGAATTTCCTGGGGCAACCTCCCGGGCTGGATGTATCATGCTCAGATTCCGCCGCCGGCACATAAATTTAATCCGACACTTCCAGGAATCACATGGGTTGACCTCGTATTCCCTTTCTTCCTTTTTGCCATGGGGGCAGCATTCCCCCTTGCTCTCTCGAAAAAAATTAAAGACGGTAAAGTTTCAACTGATTTGATAATTCAGATATTCAAAAGAGGGGTACTGCTCTCATTTTTTGCGATTGCAATCCAGCACCTTCGTCCGCATGTGATGAGCAAAAGTCCTGATGCAGTTACTTATCTGATTGCTTTGTTGGGATTCGGACTGCTTTTTCTCATTTTCTGGCGATTCCCCTCATCAATATCCAAAAATACCGGACTAATGCTGAGAAGTGCCGGTTGGGTTGGAATCGCTGTTCTTCTCGCTCTTGTCACATACCCCGACGGTTCAGGCTTCAAAATGTCCCGTTTTGACATTATTATTGCCGTTCTTGCGAATGTTTCGGTTGCCGGCTCACTGATTTGGATTTTCACCCGAGAGAATATTTTATTAAGACTCGGAATCATGGCGATAATTCTTGCAATCAGACTCTCCCACAATTCCGATGCAGGTTTTATAAAAGATCTCGCTTCACTTCAACCATCGGGTTGGGTTGTAAATGTAAATTTCCTCAAGTACCTTTTTGTTGTGATACCCGGAACAATCGCGGGAGATATCATAATTAAAATGATGAAGACCAACACTTCCGTGATCAACGAAACCTTCTCAGAGTATAAAACAAAAGCATTCTGGCTTATGCTTTTTATGGCAGGGTTCATTGTGCTCTCCCTCGTAACTCTTTATAACAGATGGGTTTGGCAGGGATTTATCGGAGGTCTTACTCTGGTGGCAGCTTCATGGGTGCTGATTAAGGAAATAAAGGGAGACTATTACAATATCCTCAAACAACTTTTTATCTGGGGTTCATTCTGGTTCATTCTCGGGTTCTTCCTCGAACCTTTCGAAGGAGGAATCAAGAAAGACCACTCAACCATGAGTTACTATTTCCTGACTTCAGGGCTCGCTCTTTACTTTATAATTTTCTCATCACTGCTAATAGATTTCTTCAAGAAAAAGAGCTGGATGGGACTCCTGATCGACAGCGGACAAAATCCAATGATTGCCTATGCCGGCGGCGGAAACCTGATAACTCCTGTTTTGGGGCTGCTTGCAATAGAAGGCCTGATGAACCAGTACCTCACCACCCCTGTACTTGGTGCATTGAAGGGATTCCTTGTCACTCTTGCGCTTGCGTATATTGTTAAACTTTTCACAAAATATAAAATATTCTGGAGGAGTTGA